The following DNA comes from Hypomesus transpacificus isolate Combined female chromosome 5, fHypTra1, whole genome shotgun sequence.
caggattgagaagcACTGCTCTACGCCACAACAGGTGACCTTGATTTATAAAACTAAAAACGAAAGTATCTCATGCCATGGATACGTTAAACTTCTTGTCTCTGAAGAagtaaaaagagaaaagagcttTCAAGGGGATTTCCATGTTAGATGATCATTTATGGAGGAACACTCAGCTGCCTAGGAACAGAAAGAGTGGTGACACTCAAACAACAACGTTGTTTTTATAGTTTGTGGTTTCAGAGGGTGGACTGTCCTAAAAACTGAAAGCCTGTTTCAGAGGCCACGCGAGACAGTTACATACCATAACCTCTGAAAAGTTATGTAACACCTGGGAACCAATTAGTGGCCTGAGGAAAGCTAGCTGTTTCCCTCGGGCCTTATTTTACAACACACTCAAGCACTGCTACGGTACAAGGTGaggtgtgtgccaccaattacTCTCACAACAGCAGGGTAAGTGACACAACAGGGACAACTACAAGACATGTATTCTATTGTTGCCTTTATGCATTTTGCGACCACAAGGTATCCAGATTGCTATGTTCTGCTTCAACCAGCTAGAGCCATCTTTTGTCAGTGTAATATGATTTGGCCGGTTCTGTTCCAATAGTGGGTGGACAAAGACCGTCATTTGATCTTTGATTGGTGAATCAAAAGGTCTAATCTAATCAGGTAACTGAAGGCATATAGGGCGGGCTTGAACATTCATTGCTACCTCAACACTTTGCATGTGGACACAAAAATGAATATCAGATTTCATTAATCTAATAACGGAGGGATTGAGGACGCAGACCATGCACATGTTTATGAATTATAGAAATGGGAGATAATGACAGTTGTAGGCCTCTGGTACACGAATTCCACTTTCAGTGGGCGTGCCGCAACTACTGACTTTAAATCTCAGGACAAATGAACATTTTGAAGAACAAAACATCTAGAATTGAACACCGTTCCAATCCAATCATGACAAGGGCAAGGGTAGGTCTAAGCATGTAGCTTAAATCTGTTTTAGAGATCAACTGTATTGTACACAACCCCCATTGcacactctccctccatctgttcCCTCCAACTTAGTGTAACCAGTCCTGTCTGCATGTGACACCTTACTTGGGAACTCTGGGGGTGTCACCCAGCCTGGGTAGCACCCAATGTGTTGTGAACTGAGAGACACCAAGCACAGAGAAGACAGACTGTGCTTCTGATTAGGCCTCTGGTTCCTAATGAGTCATAAACATCTCCGGTACAGACCAGGCTGCAAGACGAGGAAACACCAAGTATTTGTCAGACTACTCGGGCTGCACAGTGAGGTCACTGACATCCTTAACTGTAAACAGCAAGACTATCCTTCAAGGTTGAGTAAGACGTTTCACGTGAACCCTTTAGTacttttcacgcacacttttgTTATATCGTCGTTTCTTGGATATTGAGCCAAGGCATTCAGCAATGTTACCTAGACTGTAAGTAAACTGTGGCACACCTGGCGACCAGGTAGATGAATGCAGCATGAGATTGGCGGGAAGCGCGAGGCATTTGACTTACCCTACAGTCCTCTGTACGTGATCGGACGGAATAATCCTCCGATAAATACTTGAGAAAGAAGAGGTCAAACTCCTCATATTTTTCCTGAGCATGTTGGTCCAACCTCATGTACGCCTGGATACAGATGCTGCAGACATCCTCATCGTCTCCGCCACCGTTTAACAAATCCCAAACCATGTTCTGAAGACTGCAATTCAAACTGTCTGGTCGAGACATCCCCAACAATAAGTCGGAAATCGTGTAAGAATCACAAAAAGAGAGGCTAAAATTCCTAAAATAATCAAGTATTATCTGCGAGGAGAACGCTGATGGAGTGGGAGATGAAGGCTCCGAGACGGTTTTTTGCCGATAGAGTGCGGTGCAGGCtgtttccaggtgtgtgtggctttgAGCAGCAGTGCAATGAGGGCTTGGAGCAGATTTGGTCAAATTGCTTAGAAAAATACCACATTTCTCCTCGTTAAGACCCGGGTCGATCCCATCAGTCGCGTTGCTCCAGATTTTGCGGTTGCTCCTATCCTTGGACCTCAGTTTAACTCCAGCACACAACCAGAGGTgatcagagagaaggacagtgaAAAATAATAGGGATGCCAAAGACATTCGCCATTTCTGTACCCTCTCGGAGTCCGCACAGGGTTTGTCGTTTTGTTTGGGTGCACAGCAAATTTTTAACACGGCGTCATCTTCCTTTCGAAACATCCAAGCACCCCTGATCATATTTTAGGGGGGGAGACAAAAGCGATCTCAGATAGGGTTTTCACCGCTGCAATATATCCCCCAAACAATGTCACCTATCTCGTTTGCAACATGGTGAAGGGAAGCATATTTTCCAAGTTGTGACAAGAAATCAATCCACTTCAACTCCCCGGCGTCTAATTTTCACAATAATCCATTGCAAATAAATAACGCCCGGCATAATATTCCCCATACACCC
Coding sequences within:
- the nalf2 gene encoding transmembrane protein FAM155B — encoded protein: MIRGAWMFRKEDDAVLKICCAPKQNDKPCADSERVQKWRMSLASLLFFTVLLSDHLWLCAGVKLRSKDRSNRKIWSNATDGIDPGLNEEKCGIFLSNLTKSAPSPHCTAAQSHTHLETACTALYRQKTVSEPSSPTPSAFSSQIILDYFRNFSLSFCDSYTISDLLLGMSRPDSLNCSLQNMVWDLLNGGGDDEDVCSICIQAYMRLDQHAQEKYEEFDLFFLKYLSEDYSVRSRTEDCRSVYKAWLCSEYFNATQSQCHHRIPCKQYCLEVQTKCPFVLPDNDDLVYGGLSSFICTGLLEQQLSAAEPECCDVRWAGCDSSAGEACALSQFPGSLPGQQPSSLPVSSGRRVCGGGSSSRMRLCVLVLFLLHTVVSFSSVQSGGALGLEAMLPLEESSAREE